DNA from Oxyura jamaicensis isolate SHBP4307 breed ruddy duck chromosome 4, BPBGC_Ojam_1.0, whole genome shotgun sequence:
aaggacatggaggtgcttgagcgagttcagagaagggctacgaagctggtgaagggtctggagaacaagtcatACAagaagcggctgagggagctgggactgtttagcctggagaagaggcgaccttattgcactctacagttacctgaaaggaggctgtagtgaggtggaggttggtctgttctcccacatgcctggtgacaggacaagggggaatgggctaaagttgcgccaggggaggtttaggttggatattaggaagaacttctttactgaacgggttgttagtcactggaataggctgcccagggaagtggtagagtcaccatccctggaggtctttaaaagacgtttagatgtagagcttagggatatggtttagtggaagatttgttagcgttaggtcagaggttggactcggtgatcttggaggtctcttccaacctagactattctgtgattctgtgactttttaaagacatttaattTCCATAACTGCTAACCCCACTGCTAAAACTGCAACAATAGCTTTCATTCTGTACACCAGATGGTCAATCTATCTGAAAAGACCATCTTGTTACATACAGTGTAATcaatcttaattaaaatataaccaAGTACCATACATATCTGCAGCAGCTAACATATCCAGTTACCTACAAATAGTATGGTAGCACTGCAGAGTGTATCGAGCCTTCCAATACCTCACCATCGTCCATCTCCACGGCTTCTCAACAGGTCTAGTTATCTGTGTAACTACTCTACCAATTTGtgtaaaaatctgaaaatacctATTGCCTTTGcattcaaaaatattctctttatGAGAACAGGGATTTGATACTTCCCACTTCAAATAGATATGCTAGATAAAACGTGACCATCATCAATACTATTTCATACAAACCCCAagtacattaatattttaaagtaattcaaaaggcaattaaaatgtataaaatgtacGATACTGACTATgattaaagtatttataaatttaattttacataataaatatatagaagGCCTGTTTTCAAACACAGTAGGTTTCAGCATTTGGTCAGGATGGTATTTCTTTACTACAGCAGTCAaggcttcagaaaaacattactgaaaCACTTGCagctataaaaatgttttaaaaaaaaataatccataatCATTCAAGTTTAGCCAAAGGCCACTGCAATCATAGGCAACACAAAATGTCAAGCCTTCCAGTGTACTTTTTCTAACGTATCatcaatgaaaaatacagctgcagGTGGAGTCTGCTCTTCCCTGATTAATGAccagctccctccttcccagtCACATTCCAACCCTTCCCCTTACATATCCCCAGACACCCCTCACATGCTCAGACTACACGTATATGACCATGAACATGTGGCCCATGAGAAATCTCAAGATAGCTTCAAGCacatcacagaaaaatgcaaaatgtgacAGCTATGTcctatttttatctcttttgcaagctgGCAGAAGTTAATTCTCACTCTCTTCTATAATTACACatcaacaaaatatatttttcagcacaCAACACTGCCTTCAAACACAGACTAGAAAACTTGCGTTTCTGCACATTTCGTTCAGCCCAATTATTGTCAGAAAACTATGGATAAAGGCTATCAGACGAGtgtaacataaaaatgaaataccattGCTGTTACTATAAAGAATGAGCATTCAAATCtagttctattaaaaaaaaaaaagttatgcaaCAATTTGCCAGCGCCCATACCTGCTGTTATTAAGTAAGCTGCAACTATGTTGTGCTCAGTCTGTGTAAAGGCTGAATAAGCTTCACTGTCACTTTGTGAGGAACCGGATGAATCATTCCAAGGCATTTTGGACAAGTGACTGTCCTCTGCAATCATTCATCAAGACGACGGAATGCTACCAAGCCCTGTCAGGCAAATTCTTTCATTATCCAACAGACTCactgaacaattaaaaaaagaggcttcccccccccccccctcccgacAGCCTCCAAGAATGATTTAATTGGACTTAAGTGCAAAGAAGTTTACACTCCCAATCTATGCAGGAGAAAAGCTTAACTGAAACAAAGAGCAGCACAGAACTGCATACATTTCCAACAGAATACTTAAACTTTATTCTTACTGCTAAAGAGATTAAGTGTCACATGCCCCCAATTTTTTTTGCTTCAATCCTCTTGTGCAATGCTTCAGAAACCTCAGTAAAAATTGGCTCGGGTCAGTTGGTCATCAGCCTGGCTTGGAAGTACTTCCAGTCACTAGAGAGCACGCAACATAAAAGCAcaaatgttgatttatttaaaaagcatggTATGCCTATTCTGAAGTCCATCCCTTCAAATACATAAAGACCTACTTTCTCCTCTTCAAGACTCTTAGTTTGATTTAAACACTCAAACTGACAACACCCACAAGAACTGTCCAGTATTTTCTAAAGCAAAGTGTGactttcagaaaattcagttGTTACATTTTCCAAGAAGCCTGGTCTGCAGAAAACGGGTGTTGAACGTGCCTTACAAGCCAGAACACACTTCCTCtcccagacacacacacacacacaggtagGCTTGGGCAAAATTTcctcagcagaaaataattagaCATTTTCCAAAGGCTTGAGCAGCGGGagattgttttcttctcttcgGTGATGAGGTACCAGCACACCAGCAAGATGCTAAAGGCCTTGTGCAAAACCCTGTGTAAATATTAGCTGCAACAAACCCTTGCCCAGAGCTTATATATATGCAGCATCAGTCCCAGCAATCAAAGCTGTTTACCACCAGCTCCCCTCTTTACAGTTTTGTTCTTATAGTGGGGATAAAAGTCACAAGGACAAACACTCAGTGCTACTTATCTCTAACCTGTGAAACACTCCTAAAGCTTTCCCTCCCACTCCTCAGCTTTCCAAACCAGACATCCTCCATCCATTTCAGCTACTTCAATCATCTATCCTCCATCCATTCCAGCTATTTCAATCTAAAGGTAAGCAAATATTGATCTAAAACTTATGCAGTAATGACAATTAGTTGTCGTTGCTACAGATCACAAGTCACAGTTCTACCAGCAAAGGTGTTAATGGCACAGAACTACCTCCATTCACTCTTAGTTCCAAGGGTAATCATATTAATACACTATTTTTCCTGTCAGAAGCAAATTAGGCAGGATCAGGGTGGCAGCAGattgaaagggaaaatgatCTGTTCAGCAACGAAGCTACTTCCCTAGTGCCCCACTGTCCTGCCATGAAAGATAAAAGcataatgaaaatttaatacCTTCACTTTCCTCCCCTGAAACTTTGGCAAGGTTTGCAAAAGCATCTCTAATCTCAAAACGTCCACAGAACTTGGAGCTTGCAATGCTGACTGCCTCAAGAAGCAAAGCATCTCTCTTCTTATTCAGATAGGATTCCAGACTTGGGTAGCAGAGTTAATGAGACCATGCAGATTTTATACATAGCTGTTGGTTAAAATCAGAGTTTCTAATATGTGCAGTCCATCCTGTTTCCATCTCTGCTTAAATTTGGCTATACTAAAGTAACAggaactgagaggaaaaaagtcaaaattaaagACAGATTACctaaaagtaacttttttctAGAACACAACAGTTtataaaacaaagccaaaacacagaggaattcactattaaaatatacaaataacaTCAAGTGACAGAGCTTTTCTGTTCTACTTGGCCCAGATCAGTAGgaacaaaacacaatttctaTTTGAGTCAGTTCTTCCATTTGTAGATACCTGTATAGATATGGGGCAATGTAAGACTCATTATGGGGCTTAGCAAGTTGCAAACATTTCAGTTACATATAAAGTATTCAAAAGCATATTTCAATCCACAGGTAGTAAGAGTATAGAAACTTActgtttgcattaaaaagaaatcatctcACATTTATTAAATGTATCAACAGTAGAGGACTGTATAAGGCAGTGCCTCCCTTTAATCTTACTTctataaacatttaaatggTTCAAAACTGAAGGCAAacaatttaataaattatatttttacttccCACACAAAGTCCCTAGATTTAAACTGCTGATTAGAAAAGTTTGAGTCTGTAAGCAAAAGACTTTTAGCTGGCTGAACAAAACACCCTGAAAAATGTAAGGGACTCCAAAAACCTTTTTACTTGTCATGCTTGATACATTAACCATCCATTTTTTAATACACCTTTTCTTGCCAAGACAATACTTTGCACTACTCCACCACCATAAAAGTGACTGTCAAGTACTGCCTCAGGAAGATGTCCACAACTTCTTGTCAGTGTTAGAGGGAATCATTCTGTTGTACAACAGCCGGTGCTGCAGCCCTAGGTTAAAACATCCTAATTATCTTCTGCACTTTGTCAAATTTCTGTCAAAGTAATATAACAAATCTGTGAGCTCTATTAAACGATCCTTCCACAGCAACTACAGAAAAGACAAGGAGAGAAACATCCCTCCAGATATGATATTCAGTCTTAATAGCTAGGAAGCTTTACTATACATTTTGTGTGTTACTCTGTTTAGCAAAAATTTAGATCCcacattaaaattatatatatatagaaaaccAGAAGTTGAGTGTGGCACAGACAACAGGTTCAAGATACCTTAAGCAATCTGATCCCAGTGATTTATCAGCTGCCAGTCAGCTGAAAGCTAAACCTTCTGCCTGGGTCAAATACTGTGGTGACTAACACATTCACTTGCAACCACGTTCTGAAAACAGAGCATGGTTATTGGATGCACTGCCTCAGCCAGCAGCGAGCAGATGCAGGCACTGACGAGCTGGCAAGTACACAGGTAGGGGACACTGCTACTGCAAGGGTCCTGGGCAGAGAAGCCAAGCTTTCAGGGCATGCTGAAGCTGCTCCTGAGCTTCAGAGGAATTCTGCAACACCTACCTCGCTGCCAGAGCAAGCAGCACTCAGGAGGCTCTTCAGGTGGCCCAAACATTTGCccctgaggctgctgctggtgacGAGAAATCTAAGGAGCACTAAACTGTCACTGAAAGCCTTCAGCACCATTAAGCCACCCCTCCCCACACCCACTTTCAGACTGCAGTGTGACTTGCACAAATATAAAACCCAAACACTTTGCATACTGGGATCAGGAGCACAGCGAAAGAACCACAGACAGGATTTGAACAAAAGGCTCAGGAGAGGGGGAAAGGTGGTATATAAAAATCATGGACCCTGTATTTTAGTTCATTTCAGCATCACATTGCAGacaagaaatgacattttttaagacagcaatatttcttttcttttgtttttttctattacaaTTAGCAACTGCTCAGATTAGGTGGGTAGGTGGGATCAGGTGCCATAGCACAGATATGGCAAGGCAGACTTGGGACTGGATGCGCCCCGCCAGAATTAAATACATTCTTACCCAGCACCTTGTAAAAAAGACAAGTATCACCACACAGCAGAAATCAATATATGAATCCAGAGACGGCTTCCTCCTATGACAGCTCATTTCACATCCAATTGCTAAGGATATTCTTCCATCAGCATTTGAATGTCCTAAAACCTCCGCAAAGATTTAAGATTACAAATTCTCTCTGGATATGTGTGTTTATCCCATCCAACTTTGCCTACAGGTGTAAGGCAGGTAATTCACTTCCTTATAATCAGAGCCAGATCTTTCCTCTAGAACTACTATGGCTAACATTGTTCCTTATCCTCTGACATGAAAGTCTTCTTTTGCCTTGCAACACAGCTTCAGACTTGACCACGACTCACTGCTCCACCTGCTGTGAGATTCAAAGCATATACCGAAGTATATGTCCTGTGCTGCAGTACCAGCACTTCACCAGCTGCCACATCAATGCAACTGAAAGGTGACAGCAGCAGTCAGCTGACAGCAGGCAGTGAGAACAGCACTACAAAGCACAATTTGGGTGCAAGAGTGAGGACTGCATTACCCCAGTCTTccaaatccagaaaaataacGAAAGAGCTATGCCAGCTACCCACAACTAGGCACTGAAGCTTCAGTGAAGGAacaacagcacagcagaggatGCAATCACAGCTCTGACACGTTATGACAATTCCAGCTGCAATGCAGATCAGTATTTAGTTGCAATGTCATATCCCAGAGAGCTTACAATAGCTACAAGATTTTGTCTGGATAAAAGGCAATTCTAATTCTACCATGCCTCAAGTCAGAGCCCTAAGTTTCTTAGGCCTGGCAACACATAGTAATGAAAGTCTAAATGCCTTTAAAAGTCCATACTTGCCTTTAAAAGTCCACATTTAATTGACCCAATTAAATTTAAGTCTGTAATAAGGGATATTGACTATTTTGTTGCTATTACTTCCCAACTGTGCTGTGGTTGAATAGTAGACTTCAATTCTGATAAAAACAGACCTAGCGGAAGTTTCAGTATGTCCTTGCTTTtaccaaaaagcatttttatctgTTATCCTACATAGCACACGTTCAGACTGCGTAACCGAATCCTTGAAACTTTCTTCCTAGCTTGTTACAAGTTTTGTTGCAGAGATGATTCAAAACTAGGAGTCATGTTTGTTAAAGTGACCAGTAACTGTCCAGTTCTGGCACTGACAAATTACCTCGCTTTGTTTCTAGAACTCATTTTCCTGCAACTATGTTCATTATTAGGAAGTATAACGGTATGATCAATTTCAAAATGTACTCTTTTCCACACTGAGCATGgtgctcaaaatatttttcacatagATTATTCTACAGACGTCTTTTCAAAAATGCTTGGTATGAGGGTCTACCAACACTCCCCACTCCAGGTGAAATCCAGGAAGATTCCACTTCCCTATTGATATTCAATTTCCAAAGTTAACAGAGAAACACAGCGTGCTTCTCCATGCTCTAAGAGACAGTTACTAGCTTTTCAACACCCCCCATAATGCATCTGATTGAAAAGACCGAATCTGTACTGAAGGCTCATACAGCCTTTTTCAAgactttttaaagcaatgctTAACTGAAGGCACTGCATGCATAGGAGCCCTGCAACGGGCTATTTAATCTCAGCCCTCCGCGAGCTCAGAGTGCCAGAACATCAAAACCTCATGAGAAACAGGCTAAGGTGAGGACAGTTAAAAACCCTTAGCAAGTTTAGTATTGGTGTAATTAGAAACAATTAGGTGACTTAAGAATAGAATTAACCTTGTTTTGTTCATTAGACAGTATCTTCTGACAAGAACAGGTCTTAATGCCTTTGGCTTTCATTGAGATCCATACATGAAAACCCACAAAATACTCTTTGCCATCTTCCTTCTCTCATATATGTTATTACACATAAAAAGTTCTGTAAACATAACATTTTGAAGTTGGTAAAAAATAGTTCACTATGGTTATTTAAAAGGTATGTCCATTTTAGAGCAACCCAGAAGACTCCATGTAGTGAGCCTGCtgggtgtttctttttctaaaaaacgTTTCAATGATTGTTTACTCCAGACTCCAACATGAAGTCAAGCATTGGTTAAGTCATTTGTCAGAAGCAAACAGTTTAAGAATAACATTGAATCTTGGCTTAGTTTAAAATGTTGAATCATATTCGAAGCAAGTTTCAGTTCTTCCCGTGTTGAAAAATAGTCATTAACTTAACAATAATAGTCATTTCATAGCTTCAAgttctttagaaaaagaaattttcaggATCctttaggtttgtttttttttttcttgctcttcacCCCTGTAGATGATACGGTAAGACAGCAGGAAGATAGTCGTTGTTCCGTTCTTAATATCCTCTCCctattttaaggaagaaaaatatactgaataATTCACAACCTCAacacttttaaagcaaataaatgataCACAAAACTATATGAATTGgtaaaataattcttcattaaCTCTTCAACTTTTAGTCCTTTTTCATGCAGAAACTAGCATGGTCTTTACAAAACATCAAAAAGCATCGAATACCAAGGTTTGGTTTAAGCTAGCTACTGTGATGCACAGCAACCTTTTTTGCATAAAGCTATGAACAccaataggaaataaaaatatgtttaatatttaaaagtttagaAATTGGGAGCTATTCCTATTATGGAAATATAAGAACTACACACTCACCCCGAAagcctcctccaccacctcttcctcctctgaatcctcctcctccccttcctccacctcctctgaatcctcctcctcctcttcctccacctcttcctcctaaagaaagtaaagaaattaCACATAACAAAGAATCTACATGCTCCTAAGAAGTGTAACAACTTACTTCATTTacagcttctgaaaagaaaaccaaacccaacCAGAAATGGTTAACCGCGTCATCTTGGTACCTTCTCTTCGAGGGAGCATTTTATGTGTTGTTGAGTACCCAGTGTGTAAAATTCTAAACATGCTAATGAAACTCCAAGATAGTTTTTGGctgtcatgaaaaaaaaggTAACCACAACTATGATATGTGAAATCAATAGAACCAAGAACTTTGAAGTATCGGTGCCTCCCTGCAAACAAGGGGGCAGtgtggggaggaaagagaaaaaaatccaatataagaaaaatacttaattccAGCTTTAACTGAGTAGTACACTACAGATCACGATCAACAAGCAGAGAAGGATGAGACCTACCGTATCTTCACCTCTTCTCtcaaaacactgcatttcaagtattttgtcCAAACTAGATTTTTAGAGTATATTACGAATACAGCTTTTGCTGGTTTGTGTGGGTATAATCCACTGCCTTTTACCGCAAGTTGATTAGTGCTCATGCGTTCTCTCTGTTATATATCAGTGTACTCTCTTCCCTGCATTTTGAAGCGATAACTTAGCTATCTACCAAAACCAAACTCCTGCCTTTGGAAAGATGTCACTGTCTCCTCCACTGCACTATCAAATGGAAAAACGCATAATGTTTCTCTTTAATAAACACAACTGTTTATTCAACTATTTAACTGTAGCtttaccaaaaacaaacaagcaaatgttCTGTGGCTTTCATTTTGGGGATCTCACCTCTGCCGccgcctcttcctcctccacgTCCACCACCACGTCCTCCTCTACCGCCTCCTCGGGGAATACTTTTTTCTCCAGGAGGCCTTGGCAAAAACCTCTGAAGGGGGAGCAGCTTTGCTGGATCAATGTAAAACTGCAGGAAGAGAGTTACTTTAGGCTTTGAGAATACTGAGGTTAAATGGCACTTTAACATCTCTCTTCCTTTACAAATGCTCACAATCTGATCTTAACCCAttgttataataataaaatgttaggAAGTCATTAAAATATAGGTGGTATTTGTATTTAATGGCTTTCATTCATTacatccttcttccttttttgttctttaggaGAGGGAAGAGCATAAAAGGTGCAAAATTGAGAAGGATGAGTAAAtgaacacattttcaaagtacATGTTGCTTTAAAAGTCAATAAAAACTCTTATTAAGAGTGTTGTCATCTAACTGATGATATATCTGATAACATACAAAAGAATTGTGTTATTGAGATTGGCTaaccttttgcatttttttaaatgaagaagcTTTCATGTTCTCAGacaatttcactgaaaaatactgtgagTTTCATTAAGGAACAAACCAGGAATAAAACATTAGAATAGCGCTTTTGATTATCACACAAAAGAATTTAGACATTTCAGACAGTATCTAAATTAGCATTTTACAAATGAAGCTAAACATCACCACCACAAATTAAAGTTATAACTGAAAGATCAGTACAAAccatttctaatttttctcaTAGTTACAAACACTGTATTTTGAGgtaaattgcttttcttcccatGTATCAAGGCATAAAAAAGAACATACTGGTGAAAAGagtatattaaaatgtaattgtaaagaaacaaatctgCTTGGCCAGTAACTATAGCTTCAGGGTGACTATAGCGTGTATCGGgaacagcagagatgctgcagggaCTTTGCTAGCGCTGTGCTGGCTCGTACGACTGCCTGGCTTGGGGATGAAAtgaggcagcaggggctgcttAACCCAACCACAAGCTAATCCTTATCCTACAGGGATGTGGTGGACACTGCAGCTCCACAGCATGTGGCTCTTCAGCATGTAAGGGAATTTGCGTGTAGTTCCAAAGATCGCAAGTTGCTGCTGGCCAACTCTGCTCAATAAAACTCAAGATTAAATGGCGAACCAAGGAGCTGCAAAATACACTCTAgccccctttttatttcttggtacactgtaagaggaaaacaagtttctgaaattcaaataaGTCTGATGCAGAAAGCAAACCTCTAAGTTAATATATTCAGACTGTGAGAAAGTTTTAAACCTGTGTGTTTACTCCCCATTTAGAGAAGGACAGGAAAATGAACTGTTCTCAAATTCTACACCAAACCTCTTGAATGGTCAATCAGCCcttaaaaagcaaataccaCATCACGCATATTTTTGAAGGATACAAAATCTCTTAGTTGTCCAAAGATTTCATCCACTTTGCCAATCTGTTCCTTATTATCCAGGTACACGGGTGCATTGAAATAAGGCaccctgttttcttctgttttacacTTACAAACGAGGTCATCTTCACACGGATGCATGAACTCTCCTAATACTGAAATAAGCGACAAACAAGCTGAAGATCTTTAATAGTCCTTTTAcgttaaataaataaagtctctTCGTGTAACTTACAAACTACCGTTTCTGGAGGCCCCTGGTCGTATCCGCCTCGGTTGAAGCCTCCTCGGCCGCCTCCCCGTCCGAAGCCTCCTCGTCCACCACGATTAAAGCCACCTCTGTCGCCACCGCCTCCTCCACGATTAAAGccgcctcctcttcctcctcctccaccacctcttcctcctccacctcctctcccacGGAAAGACATCCTCTACCTCCTCCTGAACTGCGAAGACACAAAACCACCTGGTTAAGAAGCAAAAGACACTTACGGGTTAGGGTACGAACGAAGGCCACCGGCGGTCCCCTGTAATGGTTAGCTGCTTCTACCCTGGCTAAAAAAACGCGGGACAGACACGGGGGGCAGCGGACACCCCCAGTCCCTTCCCCGGCCCCTCCACCGGGCCCAGCCTCCCTCAGGGCCGTCTCCCGTCCTGGCTCAGAGGCGGTTTTGCCGCTCCCCAACGCCCCAA
Protein-coding regions in this window:
- the GAR1 gene encoding H/ACA ribonucleoprotein complex subunit 1 yields the protein MSFRGRGGGGGRGGGGGGRGGGFNRGGGGGDRGGFNRGGRGGFGRGGGRGGFNRGGYDQGPPETVVLLGEFMHPCEDDLVCKCKTEENRVPYFNAPVYLDNKEQIGKVDEIFGQLRDFYFSVKLSENMKASSFKKMQKFYIDPAKLLPLQRFLPRPPGEKSIPRGGGRGGRGGGRGGGRGGGRGGRGGGRGGGGFRGGGGRGGGGFRGGRGGGGGFRGRGY